One Microbacterium trichothecenolyticum DNA window includes the following coding sequences:
- a CDS encoding DMT family transporter, which yields MTQTAPLATGIPSSRNPRARASVLLALAMAGWGTIGLFSIQAGTDAITTTAWRCVFGAVTLLILSFATRSFQTSIWTRRAVALTIVGGLALVANWAFLFFSFSQTTITVTTVAYHLEPFFLVALGALAARRAPRRSDMAWLLVAFGGLLLATQFLGPGGIQPLEPSQLLGVGAALAAGALYAVATFAAQHTRGIRPYPMTLIQCVVGAAVLLPFAQGLRWGDGSWIWIAVMGIVHTGLLYSILYSTARVLSTITIAALSFVNPAVAVLVDVAVYGHLPDAFQLLGIAIITGATLAMTLRNR from the coding sequence GTGACCCAGACGGCCCCTCTTGCCACCGGCATCCCCTCGTCCCGCAATCCGCGCGCCCGCGCGAGCGTGCTGCTCGCGCTCGCCATGGCGGGGTGGGGCACCATCGGGCTGTTCAGCATCCAGGCGGGTACCGACGCGATCACGACGACCGCCTGGCGCTGCGTCTTCGGTGCGGTGACGCTGCTGATCCTGTCGTTCGCGACGCGGTCGTTTCAGACGTCGATCTGGACGCGCCGCGCGGTCGCCCTGACCATCGTCGGCGGTCTCGCCCTCGTGGCGAACTGGGCGTTCCTCTTCTTCTCGTTCAGCCAGACGACGATCACCGTCACGACCGTCGCGTACCACCTGGAGCCGTTCTTCCTCGTCGCACTCGGCGCCCTCGCCGCCCGCCGAGCACCGCGGCGCAGCGATATGGCCTGGTTGCTCGTAGCCTTCGGCGGGCTGCTGCTGGCGACGCAGTTCCTCGGCCCCGGCGGCATCCAGCCCCTCGAGCCCTCCCAGCTGCTGGGCGTCGGCGCGGCCCTCGCGGCCGGTGCGCTGTACGCGGTGGCGACGTTCGCGGCGCAGCACACCCGTGGCATCCGTCCCTATCCGATGACCCTCATCCAGTGCGTCGTCGGCGCCGCCGTGCTCCTCCCCTTCGCGCAGGGCCTGCGGTGGGGCGACGGCTCGTGGATCTGGATCGCCGTGATGGGCATCGTGCACACGGGCTTGCTGTACTCGATCCTCTACAGCACGGCCCGCGTGCTCTCGACGATCACGATCGCCGCGCTATCGTTCGTCAACCCCGCCGTGGCCGTGCTCGTCGACGTCGCCGTCTACGGGCACCTGCCCGACGCGTTCCAGCTGCTCGGCATCGCGATCATCACGGGCGCAACGCTCGCAATGACGCTGCGCAACCGCTGA
- a CDS encoding alpha/beta fold hydrolase produces MEFVRRELVVADGTTVSYAVSDGAGPSVVILHGLAGSGREFAPTAGALRGRRVILIDQRGHGHSTRRPHDTSREAFASDVAAVISAESTTPVDLVGQSLGAHTAMLVAAWHPRLVRRLVLLESDAGGGTPESIAAMGEYFRSWPIPFADRAAAVDALGDEPLARAWVADLEERADGLHPRFDPDVMVATMGHVVTPRWDDWSQVAAPTLVVYADNGMFIEEQKAAFVAGNGNATRIDLAGASHDAHLDAFDAWVAALTSFLK; encoded by the coding sequence GTGGAGTTCGTACGCCGGGAGCTTGTCGTCGCAGACGGAACGACGGTGTCGTACGCGGTCTCGGACGGGGCCGGCCCGAGCGTCGTCATCCTGCACGGCCTGGCCGGGAGCGGCCGGGAGTTCGCCCCGACGGCGGGCGCACTGCGCGGGCGCCGCGTCATCCTGATCGACCAGCGGGGACACGGGCACAGCACCCGCCGCCCGCACGACACGTCGCGCGAGGCGTTCGCGTCCGATGTCGCCGCGGTGATCTCGGCCGAGTCGACGACGCCCGTGGATCTCGTCGGGCAGTCGCTGGGCGCGCACACGGCGATGCTGGTGGCCGCGTGGCATCCGCGTCTCGTCCGGCGACTGGTGCTTCTGGAGAGCGACGCCGGCGGAGGGACCCCGGAGTCGATCGCCGCCATGGGGGAGTACTTCCGGTCGTGGCCGATCCCGTTCGCCGACCGCGCCGCGGCGGTTGACGCCCTCGGCGATGAGCCGCTCGCCCGGGCGTGGGTGGCCGACCTGGAGGAGCGCGCCGACGGCCTGCATCCGCGATTCGACCCGGACGTGATGGTGGCGACGATGGGGCACGTCGTGACTCCCCGCTGGGATGACTGGAGCCAGGTCGCTGCGCCGACCCTCGTCGTCTATGCCGACAACGGCATGTTCATCGAGGAGCAGAAGGCCGCCTTCGTCGCAGGTAACGGCAACGCGACCAGGATCGACCTCGCGGGGGCATCGCACGACGCGCATCTCGACGCCTTCGACGCGTGGGTGGCCGCGCTGACGTCGTTCCTGAAGTGA
- a CDS encoding ATP-binding protein, with amino-acid sequence MADLLATEATVVVSGTSENQGDFYDRFEQVVLLSAPVEVLIERVRARTNNPYGHTVEQQDRIRAHVADVEPLLRRGASIELDARMPIRELAEVIARLVGPRPTRHD; translated from the coding sequence ATGGCGGACCTCCTCGCGACCGAAGCGACCGTCGTGGTCTCGGGGACGAGCGAGAACCAGGGCGACTTCTACGACCGTTTCGAGCAGGTGGTGCTGCTCAGCGCGCCGGTCGAGGTCCTCATCGAGAGGGTTCGCGCGCGCACGAACAATCCGTACGGGCACACCGTCGAGCAGCAGGACCGGATCCGCGCGCACGTCGCCGACGTCGAGCCCCTGCTGCGACGAGGGGCGTCGATCGAGCTGGACGCGCGGATGCCGATCCGCGAGCTCGCCGAGGTGATCGCGCGTCTGGTGGGCCCGCGTCCGACGCGACACGATTAG
- a CDS encoding DUF1653 domain-containing protein, which yields MAIEPGIYEHFKGQRYEVFGTARHSETEEVFVSYRKLYDDYSYWVRPVEMFTGTVERDGYSGPRFRRIV from the coding sequence ATGGCGATCGAACCCGGCATCTACGAGCACTTCAAGGGCCAGCGCTACGAGGTGTTCGGAACCGCGCGGCATTCCGAGACCGAGGAGGTCTTCGTCTCGTACCGCAAGCTCTACGACGACTACTCGTACTGGGTCCGACCGGTGGAGATGTTCACGGGGACGGTCGAGCGGGACGGGTACTCGGGGCCGAGATTCCGACGCATCGTCTAG
- a CDS encoding DNA/RNA non-specific endonuclease — protein MPREQLDQLPIVRDGSHFDANGDLTPNTWYQTGEHEYIYHTDANGHIDRFIADDVQLKTHDGRLPHDGNTPGKLPGDHAGHLIADGLGGSPFRDNLVSMLSTHNLSSFRKLEIAWERALLSDPPGRVSVEARIINDPTGRPQRFEIRSVINGRRVDLDLNQ, from the coding sequence ATGCCCCGCGAGCAGCTCGACCAGCTGCCCATCGTCCGAGACGGCTCGCACTTCGACGCAAACGGCGACCTCACCCCGAACACCTGGTACCAGACGGGCGAGCACGAGTACATCTACCACACCGACGCGAACGGGCACATCGACCGGTTCATCGCGGATGACGTGCAGCTGAAGACGCACGACGGACGCCTCCCGCACGACGGGAACACTCCGGGCAAGCTCCCCGGGGATCACGCGGGCCATCTCATCGCGGATGGACTGGGCGGCTCGCCCTTCCGAGACAATCTCGTCAGCATGTTGTCGACCCACAACCTCAGCTCCTTCCGGAAGCTCGAGATCGCTTGGGAGCGCGCGCTCCTGTCGGATCCCCCGGGCCGGGTCAGCGTCGAGGCGCGCATCATCAATGATCCGACAGGGCGGCCTCAGAGATTCGAGATACGCTCGGTTATCAACGGTCGCCGCGTGGATCTTGACCTCAACCAGTAG
- a CDS encoding MarR family winged helix-turn-helix transcriptional regulator, with product MPPAISDDALAEFADVLMRVAREIDPNGPQAPDIISLTGTEALVMRWVHHNPGASPSAVAKATALQRSNCSVALRSLVAKGLVERQTAPDDARAVRLQPTALAEESVRKLHAYWADRLRVALDGDDAGVQAAAALLARVDEALRRGDDPASSAR from the coding sequence GTGCCCCCCGCGATCTCCGACGACGCTCTCGCCGAGTTCGCCGACGTCCTGATGCGCGTCGCGCGGGAAATCGATCCGAACGGCCCCCAGGCGCCCGACATCATTTCGCTGACGGGAACGGAAGCACTCGTCATGAGGTGGGTGCACCACAATCCCGGCGCCTCGCCGAGCGCCGTCGCCAAAGCCACCGCACTGCAGCGCAGCAACTGCAGCGTCGCGCTGCGCTCGCTGGTCGCGAAGGGTCTCGTCGAGCGTCAGACCGCTCCGGATGACGCCCGCGCGGTGCGCTTGCAGCCCACCGCTCTGGCGGAGGAGAGCGTGCGCAAGCTCCACGCCTACTGGGCCGACCGCCTGCGTGTCGCGCTCGACGGCGACGATGCCGGGGTTCAGGCAGCGGCCGCCCTGCTCGCGCGTGTCGATGAGGCACTGCGCCGCGGCGACGACCCGGCTTCGTCTGCTCGCTGA
- a CDS encoding multidrug effflux MFS transporter: MTTDTDSARTQPASRSHDITTPLLLVLGLLSAVAPFATDLYLPAFPRMTVDLATSATTVQLTLTAFLIGVTAGQLVFGPLSDRFGRVPPLIAGAALCVLASAVAVFAPNVAVLVVARLLQGLGGAAGMVIGRAVISDLATGKAAARAFSLMMIVGGVAPVVAPLLGGLLTGPIGWRGLLAIVLGLSVAMLVAVLVVVRETHLRARRDALRAERVASGSPLRALWSRTFIGYTTVFAFGFAVMMAYISASPFLYQNMLGLDTVGYGMMFGLNALALVFVSGLAPKLTATRSVESVLTLGIAIVTASTIAFALLVFSGAPAFWLAVPLFTAVGSLGLVFGNATALALGAVPRIAGSASAVLGAAQFGLAAVVSPLVSLGGEGTAAPLAIVMLASAAIAAVALAVTRRTEGAAKARSAAGH; this comes from the coding sequence ATGACGACCGACACCGACTCCGCGCGCACGCAACCGGCATCCCGTTCCCACGACATCACGACGCCGCTCCTGCTGGTGCTCGGCCTTCTGAGCGCGGTCGCGCCCTTCGCCACCGACCTGTACCTGCCGGCGTTCCCGCGGATGACGGTCGACCTCGCGACCTCGGCCACGACGGTGCAACTCACGCTGACGGCGTTCCTCATCGGCGTGACCGCCGGACAGCTCGTGTTCGGTCCCCTCTCCGACCGGTTCGGGCGCGTCCCGCCCCTCATCGCCGGAGCCGCGCTCTGCGTGCTCGCGAGCGCCGTTGCGGTCTTCGCGCCGAACGTCGCCGTGCTCGTCGTCGCGCGTCTTCTGCAGGGCCTCGGCGGAGCTGCCGGAATGGTGATCGGCCGCGCGGTCATCTCCGATCTGGCGACCGGCAAGGCTGCCGCGCGTGCCTTCTCGCTCATGATGATCGTCGGCGGCGTCGCCCCGGTCGTCGCCCCGCTCCTCGGCGGCCTGCTGACCGGACCCATCGGCTGGCGTGGGTTGCTCGCGATCGTTCTGGGGCTGTCGGTGGCCATGCTCGTCGCCGTGCTCGTCGTGGTGCGCGAGACGCACCTGCGCGCCCGCCGCGACGCGCTGCGCGCCGAGCGGGTGGCATCCGGGTCTCCCCTGCGGGCGCTGTGGTCTCGGACCTTCATCGGCTACACGACAGTGTTCGCGTTCGGCTTCGCCGTGATGATGGCGTACATCTCGGCGTCGCCGTTCCTCTACCAGAACATGCTCGGGCTCGACACGGTCGGCTACGGAATGATGTTCGGCCTGAACGCGCTCGCGCTGGTGTTCGTGAGCGGGCTGGCACCGAAGCTCACCGCCACCCGTTCGGTCGAGAGCGTCCTGACCCTCGGTATCGCGATCGTGACCGCGTCGACCATCGCCTTCGCGCTTCTCGTCTTCTCGGGAGCGCCGGCGTTCTGGCTCGCGGTGCCGCTCTTCACGGCCGTCGGGTCGCTGGGCCTGGTGTTCGGAAACGCGACCGCGCTGGCTCTCGGCGCCGTCCCCCGCATCGCCGGGAGCGCCTCGGCCGTGCTGGGAGCCGCGCAGTTCGGGCTGGCCGCAGTGGTCTCGCCGCTGGTCAGCCTGGGCGGCGAGGGCACCGCCGCTCCCCTGGCGATCGTCATGCTCGCGTCTGCGGCGATCGCCGCCGTCGCCCTCGCGGTCACGCGCCGCACGGAGGGGGCGGCGAAGGCGCGCAGCGCGGCGGGTCACTGA
- a CDS encoding CBU_0592 family membrane protein — protein sequence MDIVMGIVGWAGAVLLIAAYALLTAGRLSAGGWAYQAMNLVGGLALVANCISLSAWPSAALNVVWFGIGLVGLLRSRRRRVASASVE from the coding sequence GTGGATATCGTGATGGGAATCGTCGGCTGGGCGGGAGCGGTGCTGCTCATCGCCGCCTATGCGCTGTTGACCGCCGGACGGTTGAGCGCCGGAGGGTGGGCCTACCAGGCGATGAATCTCGTCGGTGGCCTCGCGCTCGTGGCCAACTGCATCTCGTTGTCGGCGTGGCCGTCCGCTGCTCTGAACGTCGTCTGGTTCGGCATCGGCCTGGTGGGCCTCCTCCGCAGTCGTCGCCGCCGGGTGGCATCCGCATCGGTCGAGTGA
- a CDS encoding winged helix-turn-helix transcriptional regulator gives MATLTAAQKRTQARIEYDAYLATCPSRQLLSTLGDKWVALVLSALAEGPARYSELRRHIAGVSQKMLTQTLRTLERDGLIDRDVEPTVPVTVRYSLTPTGHSLFAVVSALKSWAEQNMQTVLEARSAYDAAAGS, from the coding sequence ATGGCGACACTGACCGCGGCCCAGAAGCGCACGCAGGCCCGCATCGAGTACGACGCGTATCTCGCCACGTGCCCGAGTCGGCAGTTGCTGTCGACGCTCGGGGACAAGTGGGTGGCGCTCGTGCTCTCGGCTCTCGCCGAGGGCCCGGCGCGTTACTCGGAGCTGCGGCGGCACATCGCCGGAGTGAGTCAGAAGATGCTCACGCAGACCCTGCGCACCCTCGAACGCGACGGCCTGATCGACCGAGACGTGGAGCCCACGGTTCCCGTCACCGTCCGGTATTCCCTGACTCCGACCGGTCACTCTCTCTTCGCCGTCGTCAGTGCGCTGAAGAGCTGGGCGGAGCAGAACATGCAGACCGTCCTCGAGGCGAGGAGCGCGTACGACGCCGCGGCCGGCTCGTGA
- a CDS encoding alcohol dehydrogenase catalytic domain-containing protein → MRTAIVTNPGSAEAIEIVDRPDPVPEPSEVVIAVEAATVNPVDLQTRAGVYHSLGWVSSAEVGLGCDAVGTVIEKGGEVDGIRVGDRVAVFIGGVDRGFGAYAERVSVPARDVARVPADLSSAHAATVPLNATTASAGLDLLGEAQGRSLLVTGAAGAVGGFALELARERGFSVTGLARAEDAEFVTATGAAFVADLADAAAFDAAFDAAAIGDAVVASVRDGGAYVGVIPVAVPASDRGISVQAVMAGPDGALLGRLLSAAAKGTITARVHAMLPPRTSRGRASTVRKRRGPRTDRAASLSAGGTGA, encoded by the coding sequence ATGCGCACAGCGATCGTCACCAACCCGGGATCCGCCGAGGCCATCGAGATCGTCGACCGACCCGACCCGGTCCCCGAGCCGAGCGAGGTCGTGATCGCGGTCGAGGCGGCCACGGTGAACCCCGTCGACCTTCAGACCCGCGCAGGCGTCTACCACTCGCTCGGGTGGGTCTCCTCTGCGGAGGTCGGACTGGGGTGCGATGCCGTGGGCACCGTCATCGAGAAGGGAGGCGAGGTCGACGGCATCCGCGTCGGCGACCGTGTGGCCGTTTTCATCGGGGGCGTCGATCGCGGCTTCGGTGCGTACGCGGAGCGCGTGTCGGTCCCGGCGCGGGACGTCGCCCGAGTGCCCGCCGACCTGAGCTCGGCGCACGCCGCGACCGTTCCCTTGAATGCGACCACGGCATCCGCGGGTCTCGACCTTCTGGGTGAGGCGCAGGGTCGCTCACTGCTGGTGACGGGCGCCGCGGGTGCCGTCGGCGGCTTCGCGCTCGAGCTCGCCCGCGAACGCGGGTTCTCGGTCACCGGACTCGCCCGGGCCGAGGACGCCGAGTTCGTGACAGCGACCGGTGCCGCCTTCGTCGCCGACCTTGCCGACGCGGCCGCCTTCGACGCGGCCTTCGATGCCGCGGCGATCGGCGATGCGGTCGTGGCGAGCGTGCGAGACGGGGGCGCCTACGTCGGGGTGATCCCGGTCGCGGTGCCCGCGTCCGATCGCGGCATCTCCGTTCAGGCCGTCATGGCCGGACCAGACGGAGCCCTTCTCGGGCGGCTGCTCTCGGCTGCGGCAAAGGGCACGATCACTGCACGCGTGCACGCCATGCTCCCCCCTCGAACGAGCCGCGGACGCGCATCAACAGTTCGGAAGCGGCGGGGTCCGCGGACGGATCGTGCTGCTTCCCTGAGCGCGGGCGGGACGGGGGCGTGA
- a CDS encoding RidA family protein — protein sequence MPTAVSLIRSTALSDRAEYAYAATAPAEARLIFLAGSCPLNLDGTTAGIGDYAAQAAKCVENMRIALREAGAGITDVISTRVLVASTRQADLVTAWEVVREAFGEHDVPSTLLGVTVLGYDDQLVEIEAVAAVVDR from the coding sequence ATGCCCACCGCCGTCTCCCTCATTCGTTCCACCGCGCTGTCTGACCGCGCAGAGTATGCGTATGCCGCCACCGCCCCCGCCGAGGCGCGACTGATCTTCCTCGCCGGTTCCTGCCCGCTGAACCTCGACGGCACGACCGCAGGCATCGGCGATTACGCAGCCCAGGCGGCCAAGTGCGTCGAGAACATGAGGATCGCTCTTCGCGAGGCCGGCGCCGGGATCACGGACGTCATCAGCACGCGCGTCCTCGTCGCCTCGACGCGCCAAGCCGACCTGGTGACGGCGTGGGAGGTCGTTCGGGAGGCGTTCGGCGAGCACGATGTGCCCAGCACGCTCCTCGGCGTGACCGTGCTCGGGTACGACGACCAGCTCGTCGAGATCGAGGCTGTTGCGGCGGTTGTCGACCGCTAG
- a CDS encoding DUF3995 domain-containing protein, whose amino-acid sequence MSTTALAGVSVLHVMWASGSPWPAKSKKQLGEAVIGSDGPMPGVTPTLVVAGGTAAAALLASGALGEGPARRLALRGMGAVMAMRAVIGGGLALAAMGLPAPGRTFRDLDNRLYRPFAALLGVSLWLAAHAETPEHG is encoded by the coding sequence GTGAGCACGACCGCTCTGGCAGGCGTGTCCGTGCTTCATGTGATGTGGGCGTCCGGCTCGCCTTGGCCGGCGAAGAGTAAGAAGCAGCTGGGCGAGGCTGTCATCGGCTCCGACGGGCCCATGCCGGGCGTAACGCCGACACTGGTCGTCGCCGGCGGGACGGCTGCGGCGGCGCTTCTCGCGTCAGGCGCGCTGGGCGAGGGCCCCGCGCGACGGCTCGCGCTTCGAGGCATGGGGGCCGTCATGGCGATGCGCGCAGTGATCGGCGGTGGTCTTGCCCTTGCCGCCATGGGACTGCCTGCCCCGGGGAGGACATTTCGGGACCTCGACAATCGTCTTTATCGGCCTTTCGCCGCGCTCCTGGGCGTCTCGCTGTGGCTCGCTGCACACGCTGAGACGCCGGAGCACGGCTGA
- a CDS encoding alpha/beta fold hydrolase, whose product MDLPDATPPIGRFVEVDGRRLWVDTREGPGPCAVFLPGSGEMGLDLWQSFDRVTQSRAGVIYDRGGTGWSSPVALPRAAAAVAGELEALLRALGVQDAVVLVGHSLGGAYAQRFAQLFPDRVAGMVLLDPVHGAWNAAMPERLRIKPNASTSVVVTDEHRAAARRWRESVTTDLPPQICQLVRDRHAADDLETGPREGANFVEILDELGPGPFAAPTIVLRAGTVDPLQAQFSTADDLRERAAALRHMYEAALPAGSQSRELSTATHSDIALGFAEDVAAAVREIGEATRGRGFVA is encoded by the coding sequence GTGGATCTCCCGGATGCGACGCCCCCGATCGGTCGATTCGTCGAGGTCGACGGCCGTCGCCTATGGGTAGATACCCGCGAGGGGCCCGGACCGTGCGCGGTCTTCCTCCCCGGCTCAGGCGAGATGGGACTCGACCTGTGGCAGAGTTTCGACCGCGTCACGCAGTCGCGCGCCGGCGTCATCTACGACCGCGGCGGTACCGGGTGGAGCTCCCCCGTCGCTCTCCCGCGGGCCGCGGCCGCCGTCGCAGGAGAGCTCGAGGCTCTCCTGCGCGCGCTGGGTGTGCAGGATGCCGTCGTCCTGGTCGGGCACTCGCTCGGCGGTGCCTACGCTCAGCGCTTCGCCCAGCTGTTCCCCGACCGTGTCGCCGGGATGGTGCTGCTCGACCCCGTGCACGGTGCGTGGAACGCGGCGATGCCCGAGCGGCTCCGCATCAAGCCCAACGCCTCGACGTCCGTCGTCGTGACCGACGAGCATCGCGCCGCCGCGCGCCGGTGGAGGGAGTCGGTCACTACCGACCTTCCGCCGCAGATCTGTCAGCTCGTGCGCGACCGGCATGCGGCTGACGACTTGGAGACCGGACCGCGCGAGGGGGCGAACTTCGTCGAGATCCTCGATGAGCTCGGCCCCGGCCCCTTCGCCGCCCCGACAATCGTTCTGCGGGCGGGCACGGTCGACCCCCTGCAGGCGCAGTTCAGCACCGCCGACGACCTCCGCGAGAGGGCAGCTGCCCTGCGACACATGTACGAGGCGGCGCTCCCGGCGGGATCGCAAAGCCGGGAACTGTCAACGGCGACGCACTCCGACATCGCGTTGGGGTTCGCGGAAGACGTCGCTGCGGCGGTGCGAGAGATCGGCGAGGCTACGCGCGGCCGAGGTTTCGTCGCCTGA
- a CDS encoding epoxide hydrolase family protein — translation MPARSRGAGSSGASPIDEDLAALRERLTSTRLPERATTPHDARGRDRWEQGPPLADVVELIEYWRTTYDWRPFERRRIEIGQFRTVIDGLGIHFLHRRSPRPDATPLVLTHGWPGSVAEFVDVIDELAEPQDAETPAFHVVVPSLPGYGYSDKPAEEGWGTECIAAAWVQLMGRLGYDRFLAHGGDWGGPVNIALGGRFAAHVIGIHTTMPSAPRGLRLEGLDDTERQWVEHTRAFERNRLAYARVMATAPQTIGYSLVDSPVGLLAWILEKFSEWSDTVDSPFETISRDRFLDNVL, via the coding sequence TTGCCTGCTCGGTCGCGAGGCGCAGGTAGTAGCGGAGCGTCCCCCATCGACGAAGATCTCGCCGCGCTGCGCGAACGCCTGACATCCACGCGCCTCCCCGAACGCGCAACAACACCCCACGACGCGCGAGGCCGTGATCGGTGGGAGCAAGGCCCACCCCTCGCCGACGTCGTCGAGCTGATCGAGTACTGGCGCACCACCTACGACTGGCGGCCGTTCGAGCGCCGACGGATTGAGATCGGCCAGTTCCGCACGGTCATCGACGGGCTCGGCATCCATTTCCTGCACCGCCGTTCGCCGCGGCCGGATGCCACCCCGCTCGTCCTGACCCACGGCTGGCCGGGGAGCGTCGCCGAGTTCGTCGACGTCATCGACGAGCTCGCCGAGCCTCAGGATGCCGAGACCCCGGCGTTCCACGTCGTCGTGCCGTCGCTGCCGGGGTACGGCTACTCAGACAAGCCCGCCGAAGAGGGGTGGGGTACGGAGTGCATCGCGGCCGCGTGGGTTCAGCTCATGGGCAGGCTCGGGTACGACCGGTTCCTCGCCCACGGGGGCGACTGGGGTGGGCCGGTCAACATCGCGCTCGGTGGCCGGTTTGCGGCGCACGTCATCGGCATCCACACGACCATGCCGAGTGCGCCGCGCGGGCTCCGTCTCGAGGGGCTCGACGACACCGAACGGCAGTGGGTCGAGCACACTCGCGCTTTCGAGAGGAACCGTCTCGCCTATGCGAGGGTCATGGCGACCGCGCCGCAGACGATCGGGTACTCCCTGGTCGACTCGCCCGTCGGGCTGCTCGCGTGGATCCTCGAGAAGTTCTCCGAGTGGAGCGACACGGTCGACTCGCCGTTCGAGACCATCTCGCGCGACCGTTTCCTCGACAACGTGCTCTGA